In Pirellulales bacterium, the DNA window CTTTATGACGCGCGGGCTGGCGGCGCAATTGCAGGCCGAGCCACGCGCCAGCGCCGATCGGCCCACCCAAAGCGAAGTGCAGCTCGAACGGCTCTCGACCAGTCTGTTGGGGGTCTTGAGTCAACGCTCGCGCTATCAATCGCCGTGGCCGCAGATGCCAGCGTCGTTCGCCACGCTGAGCGAGCTGAACACTGAGTATCTGTTGACCAACGAAGGTCGGCTGGGCTTTGTGTTGTTGCGGATGGCGCGCAATCAAGACAGCTTCACGGGCGCGAGCGAGGCCACTGACACGCTGCGCCAGTTAATCGCCCGCAGTCAGGCGCGGCATCCGGAGGTGAAGATCGGCCTGACCGGCTTGCCGATCATGGAAGACGACGAGATGCGCTCCAGCCAAAGCTCAATGTTTTGGGCCAGCGTGCTGTCGTTCATCGGCGTGGGTTTGTTGTTCATCGCCGGCTTTGGCGGACTGCGGCACGCGCTGCTTGCCAATCTGGTGCTGTTGATCGGCATGGCCTGGTCGTTTGGCTATGTGACTCTGGTCGTCGGCCATTTGAACATCTTGAGCGTTTCGTTCACGGTGACGCTGATCGGCATCGGCATCGACTATGGCATTCACTACATCGCGCGCTATATGCAGCTACGCGAGCACATGCGCAACGCGGGCGACGCGCTGGTGGCGACCAGCCGCACCATCAGCCCGGCGATTCTCACCGGCGCGGTGGCCACGGCCATTTCGTTCTTTGCGGCGGGCAGCACCAGCTTCACCGGAGTCGCCGAGTTAGGCATCATCGCCGGCGGCGGCATCTTGCTGTGCGCGGTGGCCCAGTTGGTCGTTTTGCCCGCCACCGTGCAACTGATCGATCGCACGTCGTGGGGCCGGTCGATGCCGCAGCCGCTGCCGGTGCATAGTTGGATCGAACCTTTAATGCGCGCGCCGCGGGCCTTGTGCCTGGTGACGAGCCTGGCCACGGTCTTCGTCAGCGCGGGCATGACACGGCTATGGTACGACAGCAACCTGCTCAACATGCAGCCCGAGGGGCTGGAAAGCGTGGAGCTGGAGCGCAAGCTGCTGGCCGAGACGAATCAAAGCGTGTGGTACGCGTTGTCGATGGCCGACAGCCGCGAAGAGCTGCTGGCGCGCAAGGCGCAGTTTTTGAAGATGCCATCGGTGGAGCGCACAGAAGAGATCGTGTCGATGTTGCCGGCCGATCACGCGGAAAAGAAACCCATCATCGCCGAAATCGGCGAGAAGCTGAGCAACCTGCCGGAGCGGCCGCCCGTCATCATGGTCGATCGGCCCGATGAGTTGGGGCGGATCTTTGGCGGCATTCAAGATCAACTGGTCCGCGCGGGCCGCAGCGCCGTCACCGCGCGCAACATCGAGCAGATACGCGACATTCTGCGCCGCATGCCGGTGGCCGATTGCTACCGCGCGGTGTACCAATTTCAGCAGCACATGGCGGGCGATCTGCTGACCCGCCTGTACGCCTTGCGCTCAATGGCCAACCCCGAGCCGCCAAAGCTCGACGACCTGCCGCCGAGCTTGGTGCATCGCTTTGTTGGGCAACATGGCCGCTACCTGCTCAAGATCTATGGCCGCGGCAATATCTGGGACATGGAAGCCCTCGGCCGTTTTGTACACGACGTGCGCAAGGTGGATCCGCGCGTGACGGGCAATCCGCTGCAAGCGTACGAGGCTTCGCTCGAAATGAAGCAGAGCTACCAGATGGCCGCGCTGTACGCTGGCGTGATTATTGTGACGCTGCTGGCGTTCGACTTCCGCAGTCTCAAATACGCCTGTCTGGCGGCGACGCCGCTCTTGGTGGGGCTATTCCAGATGTTCGGTCTGTTGGGCTGGCTCGATATTCCGCTGAATCCCGCCAATCTGATCGCGCTGCCGCTGATTCTTGGCATTGGCGTCGACTACGGCGTGCATATCGTGCATGACTACCGCGAACAGCGCGGGCCCTATCGCATGAGTCCCTCGACCGCCGTGGCGGTGCTCGTCGATTCGCTCACCACCATCGTTGGTTATGGCGCGTTAATGATCGCCAGCCACAAGGGCTTGCAGAGCCTGGGGCGGGTGCTGTCGATCGGCGTCACTTGTTGCTTGTTCACGTCGATCATCATGTTGCCGGCGCTACTGCGCTGGATGACGCGGCATCGCAGCGAAGTGGACGACGACGCCGAATTGAACGACGCCGATCGGCACTTGCTCAGGCCGTATCGCCGCGTCGATGGCGCTCACCCGCCCGGTTATCAGCCCCATACGCCGGTGCGGACACCGCAACCGCTGCCAGAGGTTCGCGTCGCTTAAGCCTGCATTGGCTCGCAAAGAATCACACCGCGCATCACACCAGGTCGCGCAGGCTGGCGATGCCCAACGGTTCGCGGCTGGCCAACGGCTCGCCATACTCCTTGCCGATCGACCAGCCCCAAAACGCGGCCTGATCGCGCAGCCGCTCGATGAAGTTGGGACGCGCGTCCTCGCGCCCCGCGATGAACTGGCTGTGATAGCACTCGATCGCCGCCCGCTTCTTTTCCCAGTGACGGCTGATGTCGATCACGATCGCCGGCTCGGGCACGATGCGCAGATGCACGCAATAGTAATAGATGATGCGCTCGGGATGATGTGGCTCGCCGGGCAGATCGCTCTTGCTGAGCTTGGCCCAGAAACGGGCCGCCTCGATCAGCGTGGTGGCGGCGACATGATCGGGATGGGCGTCGACCCAGTACGGCGCCAGCAGCCAGCGCGGCCGCGTGCGGCGAATGACGCCCGCCAGCTTGCGGCGCGATTCGAGATCGGCCTCAAGGCTGCGGTTGGCCAGGTCCAGATTCTCGCGCCAGTCGAGGCCCAGGATCTTGGTGGCCGCCGCCGTTTCGCGAGCGCGGGTTTCCAGCGAGCCGTGGGGGGTGGGCTCGCCACTGGTCAGGTCGAGCACGCCCACGCGCAAGCCGTCTTGCTTGAGTTGCAAAATGGTCCCGGCGGCCCCGAGTTCGGCGTCGTCGGGGTGGGGGGCAATCACCAGCACGTCGAGCATGCGGTTTCCTTGGTCGGTCAGAGGTTGGTTGCTAGCTGCCAAAGGCGGCTTGTCATGCTCCCGCTAGCGTCACCGTTGCGCCCAATCTGACCGCTGCCGCGGGAAAGATCAATTGATATGGACCGCGCAGGCGCCATTTGGGACCATTTGGCGCTCAACCTCGCGGGGCGGCACTTTGATTGCGCGCAACATGATCTGTGATTGCCGTCGCCGAAGCATTGCGCTGCCGCTGGCCGCCATCGCGTTGACGATGCTGACCGCCATCGCTGGTTGCAGCGCCGAGGCGCTGCGCGAAGATCGCTTCAACGATCCGGCCTGGACCCAAAATCTGCGCCCCGCTGATCCGGTCAAGTCCGACCCGTGGGGCCTTTCGAGCCGAGCGCGGCAAATCGAATCGAACATGGGCGTTCGCTAAAGGCCCGTTCGTGGCTCAAGCCGACAGCGCCGTTGCTTGCGTAGACCAGACCGCATCGTTAGGCTCGCGACAGCCAGGTTGAATTGCCGCCACGGAGAGCCGAATGTCCGACGCCGATCGATTGTTTGCCGAAGTGCGCGAGCATGCGCGTCAGACCGCGCTGTTGGCGTCGACCGCCAGCGTGCTGGAATGGGACGAGCGCACCTACATGCCCGGCGCCGCCGGCGAGTATCGGGCCGAACAGATTGCGCAGTTGGCGGGCATGGCGCATGCGCGCTGGGTGGACGAGCGCTTTGGCGACAACCTGACGCGACTGGCCGATCAACTGCATGGCGACCGCACGACCGCCATCGGCGCCACGGTCGCCGAACTCAAGCGGCAGTACGACAAGAAGACGCGACTGCCCCAGTCGCTGGTCGAAGAACTGGCGCGCACCTCGATCTTAGGGCAACAGGTATGGAGCGAGGCGCGGCGCGACGACGACTTTGCTCACCTGCGTCCGGTGCTGGAAAAGTTGTTCGACCTCAAACGGGCCGAGGCCGCGGCGCTGGGCTATCGCGATTCGATCTACGACCCCTTGCTCGACGAGTTTGAGCCCGGCGCCTCGACCGCGGAGGTGCGCGCGGTGCTTGCCGCGCTGCGCGACGCGCTGACACCGCTGGCCCGGGCGATCGCCGGCAGCGGACGCCGGCCTGATGTGTCGCTGCTCGAGCGCCAGTACCCGGTGGACGCGCAGCGCGAGTTTGCCCGCGCGGCCGCGGCGCGCGTGGGCTTTGACTTCGCGCGCGGCCGGCTGGACACCACGGCGCACCCGTTTTGCGCCAGTCTGGGACCGCACGACATTCGCCTGACCACGCGCTACAGCGAGCGTGAATTTTGCGACGCCTTTTTTGGCACCTTGCACGAAGCGGGGCACGGACTGTACGAACAAGGACTGCCACCCGACGAGTTTGGCCTGCCGCTGGGCGAAGCGATGTCATTAGGCATTCACGAGTCGCAGTCGCGGCTATGGGAAAACCTGGTGGGCCGCAGTCGGGCGTTTTGGGAGCATTTGTTTCCCGCTGCGCGCAGCGCTTTTCCGCAGACGCTGGCGTCGACTTCGCTGGACGACTTCTACTTCGCCATCAACGACGTGCGGCCGTCGCTCATTCGCGTGGAGGCGGATGAAGTGACCTATAACTTGCATATCTTTGTCCGCTTTGAATTGGAGCAGGCCCTGCTGGCCGATGACCTGCGCGTGGCCGATCTGCCAGCCGCCTGGAACGAAAGGTATCGCGACTATCTCGGCCTCACGCCGCCCAGCGACGCGGTTGGCGTGCTACAAGACATACATTGGAGCGGCGGCGCGATCGGCTACTTTCCGACCTACGCGCTGGGCAACCTGTACGCCGCCCAGTTCTTTGAACAGGCCGAGTCGGAGGTTGGTCCCTTGAACGAGCAGTTTCGGCGTGGAGAGTTTCAACCGCTGCTGGGCTGGCTGCGCCAGAAGATTCATCGCCACGGCCGGCGGGTGCGCGCGGCGGAACTAGTGCAGGAGGTCACCGGCAGGCCCTTGTCGCACGAACCGCTGTTACGGCATCTGGAGCGTAAACTGGGGCCGCTGTACGGCATGAAATAGCCGCAATTGCGGCGGTTTTTGGGTGGTGGGTCGAGTTGCTTGACACTACCACGCGACACAAGTAGAAGTGGGGCCAGTGTTTAGCCGCTTGGCGGAGGTTCATCCGCGCGACCATAGCCAGATAGTTCGCCGATGGCCAAAGAAAGCCGTCCTTCCAAAGCCCCTCGCGGCGCCGCTCGCGCGCCGAATCTGGCGCAATTGCGCAATCAGATCGACAAGCTCGATAAAGAAATCACCCGACTGGCGAACGAGCGCGCGCGGCTGGCCGTCGAAATCGGCAAGCTCAAGGAAGCCAACGGCAGGCCGTGTTACGACCCCGCTCGCGAAGAAGAAGTCATCAACCGCGCCATGGAGAATAGTCGCGGGCCCCTATCGCCGGAGTGCATCCGGGCGGTGTTTCGCGAACTGATCAGCGGATCGCGCTCTTTGGAAAAGCGGTTGCGGGTAGCCTACCTGGGACCGGAGTACACCTACAGCCATCTGGCCGCGCTCGAGCGGTTTGGCGAGTGCGTCGAGTTCAACCCGGTGGCCACCATTCCGGCCGTGTTCGAGGAAGTGAACCGCGGCCATGCCGATTTCGGCCTGGTGCCGCTGGAGAACTCGACCGATGGCCGTGTGGCCGACACGCTCGATATGTTCACGCGCTTGCCGGTGCGCATCTGCGGCGAGGTGCAACTGCGGATCCACCACAATCTGCTGGCTCGCTGCCAGCGTTCGGAAATCATCGAGGTATACAGTCGTCCGCAGGCGCTGTCGCAATGCCGCAATTGGATCGCCAAGCATCTGCCGCAGGTGCGTCCCGTGGAGGTGATGAGCACGGCCACCGCGGCGCAATTGGCGCGCGACAAGCAAGGCGCGGCGGCCATCGCCAGCGCGGCGGCGGCGGCGCACTACAGCCTGGAAGTGGTCGCCCGCAATATCGAGGACCAGTCGGGCAATCTCACGCGCTTTGCGGTGATTGGGGAGAAATCAGCCGCCCGAACCGGGCACGACATGTCGGCGGTGATGTTCGAGATCGAGCATCGGCCGGGGGCATTGGCCGACGCCATGGCGGTGTTCAAGCGCAATCGGCTGAACATGACCTGGATCGAGTCGTTTCCGATCGCGCGGCCCGAAGGGGGTTACATGTTCTTTGTCGAACTGGTGGGGCACGAGAACGACGCCCGCGTGCAACGGGCGATTGGCATGCTGGCTCGCAAGACGCTGCGGTTCGAGGTGCTGGGATCGTACCCCCGCAGCGCGCCGGTCGATTGAGCCCGCGGCGATCGGGGCCCTAGCTGATTGGGGCCATTTCTGGCTAGAATACTGGGTTTCTAGCCGTCCTGGCCCTGCCCCATAGCCCTAGGTAGTCCCGTGATCATCGTCCTCAAACCCGGCGTCGACGAGGCCGCCATTCAACATGTCGTCGAGCGCATCGAGTCGCTTGGCCTCAAGGCGCACCTCAGTCGCGGCACATATCGCACCATCATTGGGGTGATTGGCGACGAGGCCAAGTTGCAAACGGCGCCCCTGTCGGCCATCCCTGGCGTGGCGCAAGTCATGCCCGTCATGCCCCCCTTCAAACTCGCCAGCATCGAGGCGCACGGCGAGCCGAGCATTGTCGACGTGGCGGGGGTGAAGATTGGCGGCGGCTACCTGGCGATGATCTCCGGTCCCTGCGCGATCGAGAACTACGATCGGCTCGACCAGATTGCCGGGGCCATCAAGGCGGCGGGCGCCAACATCTTGCGCGGCGGCGCCTTCAAGCCCCGCACTAGCCCCTACGCGTTTCAAGGACTGGGCGAGGAAGGGCTCAAGATCTTGCGCGAGGTGGGAGACAAGCACGGCATGCCGGTGGTCACCGAGGTGATGGATCCGCGGCGCGTGGAAGTCGTGGCGCAATACGCCGACATGATTCAGATCGGCGCCCGCAACATGCAGAACTTTTCGCTGCTGACCGAGGTGGGCAAGGCGCACAAGCCGGTGCTGCTCAAGCGCGGGATGAGCGCCACGGCCAAAGACCTGCTCATGAGCGCGGAATATGTCATGTCGGAAGGGACCGCCGAAGTGGTGCTGTGCGAGCGCGGCGTGAAGAGCTTCGATACCGACACGCGCAACCTGTTCGACGTGGCCTGCGTGCCGCTCATCAAGACGTTGTCGCACCTGCCGATCATTGTTGATCCGAGCCATGCCACGGGCCGCCCCGATCTCATCCCCGCCTGTGCCTTGGCTGGGTTGGCCGCCGGCGCCGACGGTGTGCATATCGAGGTTCACAATTGCCCTGAGGAGGCGCTCTCCGATGGGCAGCAGGCGTTGCTGCCTGAGCAATATGCCGAGATTGCCAAACAGATGAGGGCCTTAGCGGGGGTGCTCGGCAAGCGCTTCGCCGAGATGGAGCCAGCGACGGCGGGGGCCCGCTGATGCGACGCAAGCTCATCGCCGGAAACTGGAAGATGCACCTGGCTCGCGAATCGGCCGTGTCGCTGGCGCGCGAAGTGGCCAAAGGGGCTGGCGGCAATGCTTCAGTCGATTTGGCCATTTGCCCGCCATTTGTCTATCTCGATGCCGTTGCCGGCGCGCTGGCCGGTACACGCGTGGGGCTTGGCGCACAAGATATGTATCACGAGCCGCAAGGCGCCTTCACTGGCGAGATCAGCGCCGCGATGCTGCTCGATCTGGGCTGCCAGTACGTCATCTTGGGACATTCGGAGCGCCGGCATGTGCTCGGCGAGACCGACCAGGCGATCAACCAAAAGACCTTGGCCGCCCTGGCCGCCGCGGTGGGCGGAAAATCGCTGACGCCGATCGTGTGCGTGGGCGAGCTATTGGCCGAGCGCGAGGCGGGCCGCACCGGCGCGGTGATTCAATCGCAGGTCGCCGGGTCGCTGGCGGGGCTGTCGCCGGCGCAAATGGAGCGGGTGATCATCGCCTACGAGCCGGTTTGGGCGATCGGCACCGGCAAGGTGGCCACGCCTGAGCAGGCCGAAGAGGTGCATAGAGACCTTCGCAAGCTTTTGGCGGAGCGATACAATGCCGCGACTGCCGGCGCCGTGCGAATTTTGTACGGCGGCAGCGTCAAGCCAGACAACGCCGGGCAGTTGATGGCCCAGCCCAATATCGACGGCGCCCTGGTGGGAGGCGCCAGCCTCAAGGCCGTCGATTTTTTGGGCATTGCCGCCGCCGCGGGCTGACCGGCAACCTCCGCGAACCGATCGTGGCTGGCCCTCGTGGCCGCACTGGAGTGAATATGGAATACGTGTTGATGACACTGCTCTTGCTGGTGGCCCTGTTCTTGATCTTGCTGGTGCTCATCCAGCGCGGTCGAGGGGGCGGGCTGGCAGGCGCGTTCGGCGGCATGGGCGGCCAAAGCGCGTTCGGCGCCAAAGCGGGCGATCTGTTCACGCGGATCACCATTGTGGTGGCCACCGTGTGGATTTTGCTCTGCGTGGTGACGATCAAGTACCTCAGTAGCTCAGGCGACATCGTGAGCGGCTTGGGGCAAACCAATCCGGCGCCACCGATTGGCGGCGGCGCGCCGGCCAGCGCTCCCAGCAGCGCGCCGGCGACAACTCCACCCGCCACTACGCCTCCGCCAGCGACCACGCCCCCGGCAGGCGAAGGCGCCGCTGCCACGCCGTCGGCTACTGAAGCGCCGGCCAGCGAACCCGCGGCGGCGACTCCCCCGGCGGCCGAGACACCCACCCCTTAATCGCGCGTTGTCGACAGCGGCTAGCGCCGCGGACTAGAGACCGCCCCGCGGATCGTCAGGAGCGAATTGCCGTGCTGTTGAGCATGACCGGTTTCGGGGAGGCTCATCACCAGCAGAATGGTCTGGCGATCGCGGTGGAAGTGCGCACGATCAATAGTCGCTATTTCAAGCTGACGGTGCGCGCCAGCGAGCCGTACACTGTCTTCGAGTCAGAGATTGAAGATCTGGTGCGGCAGCAGGTGAAGCGCGGCACGGTGCAGGTGAATTTGCGGATCGACAAACCCAAATCGGCCGACACCTACCGCATCAACGCCGACGCGCTGGCCAGCTATCGCGAACAGTTGGAGGGACTGCACGCCCGTTGGCATTTAAAAGAGGCGGTGACGCTTGAGCGGCTGTTGATCTTGCCGGGCGTGGTCGACGAGGGACGCCCCAGTCGCGACGACGTGCGCGAGGACTGGCCCCTTATTCGTCGCACGATCAACAAGGCGCTGGAGCGCTTGGCCGCGATGCGGGCCCAGGAAGGGCGCGCGATGGCCGACGACCTGCGGGCCAATTGCGGCCAGATCGCCAGCGAGTTGGCGGCCGTGACGGAGCGGGCGCCACTGGTGGTCGACGCCTATCGCGCTCGACTCGAAGATCGATTGAAGCGCGTGCTCGACGAATATCAGATCTCGCTTGATCCGGCCGACCTGATCAAGGAACTGAGCCTGTTCGCCGAGCGGAGCGACATTTCGGAAGAAACCGTGCGCTTGGCCAGCCACCTGGAGCAGGTGGATGGCATGCTCAGCTCCACCGAGAGCTCGGGCCGCAAGCTGGAGTTTTTGACGCAGGAAATGTTTCGCGAAACGAACACCATCGGCTCCAAGGCCAACGATCTGGAGATCGCCAAGCACGTGATCGAAATGAAAGCGGCGATCGAACGAATTCGTGAAATGATCCAAAACATCGAATGACCCGTCCCGCGCTCGGCGCGCCATCACGCCAGCAGTCGACCATGACCCACACCGCCCCGGGGCGCTTGATTATCATTTCCGGGCCTTCGGGGTCGGGCAAAAGCACGCTGCTCAAGCGGCTGTTCGAGGAGTGTCCGCGGCCGCTGTTGGCCAGCGTATCGGCCACGACCCGCCTGCCGCGGCCCGGCGAGGTGGATGGCGTCGACTATCATTTTCTCGGCAACGCGGAGTTCCAGCGGCGGCGGCTGGCCGGCGAGTTTTTGGAATGTTTCGAGGTCTATCAGGGGGGGCACTGGTACGGCACCCTGCGCAGCGAGGTGTGCCCTAGCCTGGCCGCGGGAAAATGGGTAGTCTTAGAGATTGACGTGCAGGGCACGCTGGCGCTGCTGAACGAATTTCCCGACGCGCTGACCATCTTCGTCGAACCTGGATCGCTGCAAGAGTTGGAACGCCGGCTCCGCGCGCGGGGCACCGAATCCGAGGCCGCCATCCAGAGCCGCCTTGAGGGCGCCCGCCGCGAAATGGCCTACGTCGACCGCTACCGCTATCGCGTCGTCAATGATCGGCTCGAACGCTGCTTGCAGGAAATCTGCGACATCCTGACCAAGACCGGAGACTGACCGTAACATGCTCGAAGATCTCAAAGAAGAAAGCATCGTCAACAAAGTGGGTGGACGCTTCAAGCTGTCGACCCTCATTCAAAAGCGCCTGGTCGCTTTGAACGCCGGCGCGCGGCCGCTGGTCGAGGCCAACACCAGCGACAAGATGCAGATCGTGATCCAGGAAATCATCCAGGACAAGATCTTCCTCGATCAAAGCTCCAATGTGCGCGTGCGCGGCGAGGAAGACGGGCCGATCGGCGGACCTCCCGAGCTCGATCTCAGCAACCTATAACATTGGCCCGCTTGGGCGGCGCGCGGCCGCTGGCCAAGCGCGCTGCCGGCAGGATGATCCATGTCGCTCGCAGGACGAGAGATCGTGGTTGGCGTGACGGGTGGCATCGCGGCCTATAAGACGGCCGCCCTGGTCAGCCAGTTGGCGCAGGCCGGCGCCGGCGTGAGCGTCATCCTCACCGAGTCGGCCGAGAGCTTCGTGGGCGCCGCCACGTTCGCCGCGCTCACCGGCCGCCCCGTGCTCACCCAGCGCTTTGACGAAGCGGCGCATCCGTTGGGCCCTCACATCGACCTGGCCGCCCGCGGCGAACTGCTGTGCGTGGCGCCGGCCACCGCGAACTTTCTGGCCAAGACCGTGGCGGGCATGGCCGACGATCTGCTCTCGACCACCGTGCTGGCGTTCACGGGGCACATCTTGATCGCGCCGGCCATGAACACGGCCATGTGGAACAAACCCGCCGTGCAGCGCAACGTGCGGCAGCTTCGCGACGACGGCTTTGTGCTGGTCGATCCCGAAGAAGGCTGGCTCAGTTGCCGGCAGCGCGGCGTGGGGCGCATGGCGGCGCCCGAGGCCATCTTGGCCGCCATCGAAAAGCAGTTGAGCCGCGTGATATAAGGTCGGCGCGATCCGCACAGGTCACTCGTGGCGCACATCCTCATCACTTCCGGTCCCACGCGGCAATATCTCGATCCGGTCCGCTACCTGACCAACGCCTCCAGCGGACGCATGGGCAAAGCGCTGGCCGAGGCGGCCTTGGCGCTGGGGCATCAGGTGACGATCGTCACCGGGCCGGTGGAAGTGAGCTATCCCGCCGGCGCCGAGGCGATTCGTATCATCTCGACCGAAGAGTTGCTCGAAACATGCCGCCGCGTCTTTCCGCTCTGCGACGGCCTGATCGGCGCCGCCGCTCCGTGCGACTACCGCCCCCACAAGGTCGCGGAGAACAAGATCAGCAAGACGGGAGAGCCGCTGCGACTGGAACTGATCGAAACGCCCGACGTGGTCGCCACGATGGCGACCAGCAAACAGCCGCGGCAATGGGTGGTGGGGTTCGCGCTGGAGACCGAGGACCAACGCTTGCGGGCCTTGGCCAAGTTGGAACGCAAGAGTTGCGACCTCATCGTGCTCAACGGGCCCGACGCGATGAACGCCCTGGACAATCAGGTGGAGATCATCGACCGCCATGGCGACGTGCTCGCAGCGATCTCTGGCGCCAAGGAGGCGGTGGCCACCGCCATCTTGCGCGTGATCGACGAGCAGTTGATCCGCGCATGACGCTGGCGGGCGGCTAGCATTTCAATCGGCGCGGCGAAACGCCTCGGTCGGCAGCGGAATATTGTTGAACTGCGCCGTCAATGCGCGCTGCGAGCGCAAGCGGGGATAGGTCACGCGCAGTCGCGCCGGTTGGCCGGCGGAGCCTTCCGCCACGCGCCGAAACGTGAGCCGCGCGCCAATCGCTTCGGCCGCCAGTTCATACGCCTCGTCGACTAGTTCCAGCGGGCGCCCGGCGGCATCGAGCAGTTCGTAACGGTTCTCATGAAACACGGCTTCTGGCGGCTCCGGCAATAACTCGTCGTAGCTGACCGCCAGGCATAGATCGACCAGTGTGTCGCTCTTGGGCTGACACTCTTCGACCGCGACTTCCATGCCGTCTGCCCGCGCCGCGGCGCCAACGCTAAGGTCGTCGATCAGCAGTTGCGCCGGATCGCCGGCGGCCATCAGTTCCCATTCGAGCAATAAGGTTTCCAGGGTTCGCGCTGGATCGCCGGGGGGCTGTAGTTTCACTTCCAGCGTGACTTGCTTGGCGCCCGTGCCGATAATCTGCCAATCGCGCGGCGTTTCCAC includes these proteins:
- the gmk gene encoding guanylate kinase, which encodes MTHTAPGRLIIISGPSGSGKSTLLKRLFEECPRPLLASVSATTRLPRPGEVDGVDYHFLGNAEFQRRRLAGEFLECFEVYQGGHWYGTLRSEVCPSLAAGKWVVLEIDVQGTLALLNEFPDALTIFVEPGSLQELERRLRARGTESEAAIQSRLEGARREMAYVDRYRYRVVNDRLERCLQEICDILTKTGD
- a CDS encoding DNA-directed RNA polymerase subunit omega, whose translation is MLEDLKEESIVNKVGGRFKLSTLIQKRLVALNAGARPLVEANTSDKMQIVIQEIIQDKIFLDQSSNVRVRGEEDGPIGGPPELDLSNL
- a CDS encoding phosphopantothenoylcysteine decarboxylase, yielding MSLAGREIVVGVTGGIAAYKTAALVSQLAQAGAGVSVILTESAESFVGAATFAALTGRPVLTQRFDEAAHPLGPHIDLAARGELLCVAPATANFLAKTVAGMADDLLSTTVLAFTGHILIAPAMNTAMWNKPAVQRNVRQLRDDGFVLVDPEEGWLSCRQRGVGRMAAPEAILAAIEKQLSRVI
- a CDS encoding phosphopantothenoylcysteine decarboxylase, with amino-acid sequence MAHILITSGPTRQYLDPVRYLTNASSGRMGKALAEAALALGHQVTIVTGPVEVSYPAGAEAIRIISTEELLETCRRVFPLCDGLIGAAAPCDYRPHKVAENKISKTGEPLRLELIETPDVVATMATSKQPRQWVVGFALETEDQRLRALAKLERKSCDLIVLNGPDAMNALDNQVEIIDRHGDVLAAISGAKEAVATAILRVIDEQLIRA